A window of Streptomyces armeniacus contains these coding sequences:
- a CDS encoding GOLPH3/VPS74 family protein: MTRLTLPEELMLIALDDETGGGKLRPGVDYAVAGMALVELSLQGRVDVSEDDRVSVLDSNPVGVSYLDAELAKIVEKSEGSKVGTVLRRSHMSAINGAVDSLVERGVLEKKTKRVLGLLPISRYPEAEGAPELEIRKRIGDVVLEGGEPDERTAALIAVLHGAKLWGKAFPDADRKQVKKRMEEISEGSWVQGAVAHAVKRTRIAIAAAAAHGGG, from the coding sequence ATGACAAGACTGACACTGCCAGAAGAGCTCATGCTCATCGCTCTTGACGACGAGACCGGCGGGGGCAAGCTGCGCCCCGGCGTCGACTACGCCGTGGCCGGTATGGCGCTCGTCGAACTGTCCCTCCAGGGCCGGGTCGACGTGAGCGAGGACGACAGAGTGAGCGTGCTGGACTCGAATCCGGTAGGCGTGTCGTACTTGGACGCCGAGCTGGCCAAGATCGTGGAGAAGAGCGAGGGTTCCAAGGTCGGGACGGTGCTGCGCCGCTCCCACATGAGCGCCATCAACGGCGCCGTGGACTCCCTCGTCGAGCGCGGCGTGCTGGAGAAGAAGACGAAGCGCGTCCTCGGCCTGCTCCCGATCAGCCGCTACCCCGAGGCCGAGGGCGCCCCGGAGCTGGAGATCCGCAAGCGGATCGGTGACGTGGTGCTCGAGGGCGGGGAGCCGGACGAGCGTACGGCCGCCCTGATCGCCGTCCTGCACGGCGCCAAGCTCTGGGGCAAGGCGTTCCCGGACGCGGACCGCAAGCAGGTCAAGAAGCGCATGGAAGAGATCTCGGAAGGCAGTTGGGTGCAGGGCGCGGTGGCCCACGCGGTCAAGCGGACGCGTATCGCCATCGCCGCCGCGGCGGCGCACGGCGGCGGCTGA
- a CDS encoding protein kinase domain-containing protein, translated as MFEGMARLGSADPRQLGPYRLHGVLGNGALGTVYLGRGSPRRGGRKRAAAVRAMRPELLRDRTLRARLRHVTQTVANEVDSPYVAGALDCELDSEHPWLAAEFVPGPALATLVARYGPLDEDGVRALGGALCRALAALHAARIPHRDLRAANVLLTAGTPRVVDYGLGPGRTDLGADDETAADPAADVFELGALLCYAASAHLPFTGSLLPAAREDPDLTGVPDGLHPALLACLHKTPESRPSPGQLARALDLADLAEQPAADWLPESYVHEIDMSRKDARQLLGRHLFGR; from the coding sequence GTGTTCGAAGGGATGGCTCGCCTCGGCAGTGCCGACCCCCGCCAGCTCGGCCCGTACCGGCTGCACGGGGTCCTCGGCAACGGCGCCCTCGGCACGGTGTACCTCGGGCGCGGCAGTCCGCGGCGCGGCGGCCGCAAGCGCGCCGCCGCGGTCCGCGCGATGCGCCCGGAGCTGCTGCGCGACCGTACGCTGCGGGCGCGGCTGCGCCACGTGACGCAGACCGTCGCGAACGAGGTGGACAGCCCGTACGTCGCCGGCGCGCTGGACTGCGAGCTGGACAGCGAACACCCCTGGCTGGCCGCCGAGTTCGTGCCGGGTCCCGCGCTGGCGACGCTGGTCGCGCGGTACGGGCCGCTGGACGAGGACGGCGTACGCGCGCTGGGCGGCGCCCTGTGCCGCGCCCTCGCGGCGCTGCACGCCGCCCGCATCCCGCACCGCGACCTGCGCGCGGCCAACGTCCTGCTGACCGCCGGGACTCCGCGCGTCGTCGACTACGGCCTCGGGCCGGGCCGTACGGACCTCGGCGCCGACGACGAGACCGCCGCCGACCCGGCCGCCGACGTCTTCGAGCTGGGGGCGCTGCTCTGCTACGCCGCCAGCGCGCACCTCCCGTTCACCGGCAGCCTGCTGCCGGCGGCGCGGGAGGACCCGGACCTGACGGGCGTGCCGGACGGACTGCATCCGGCGCTGCTCGCGTGCCTGCACAAGACGCCGGAGTCGCGGCCGTCGCCCGGACAGCTCGCGCGCGCCCTCGACTTGGCGGACCTGGCGGAGCAGCCCGCGGCGGACTGGCTGCCGGAGTCGTACGTGCACGAGATTGACATGTCCAGGAAAGACGCGCGACAGCTGCTGGGCCGCCACCTCTTCGGCCGCTGA
- a CDS encoding cation transporter, with the protein MSDCCTPDGNCSTATTPDGGRATAVAEARTAVYDVAGMTCGHCRTALTGAIGALDGVLGVDVDLGAGRVTVRTSGEPDEAAVARAVDDAGYELTGRAA; encoded by the coding sequence ATGTCGGACTGCTGTACTCCCGACGGCAACTGCTCGACCGCCACCACCCCTGACGGTGGCCGCGCCACGGCCGTCGCCGAGGCCCGCACCGCCGTCTACGACGTCGCCGGCATGACCTGCGGACACTGCCGTACGGCACTCACCGGGGCGATCGGCGCCCTGGACGGCGTGCTCGGCGTCGACGTCGACCTCGGCGCCGGCCGCGTCACCGTACGGACCTCGGGCGAGCCCGACGAGGCAGCCGTCGCCCGTGCCGTCGACGACGCCGGCTACGAACTCACCGGCCGCGCGGCCTGA
- a CDS encoding TetR/AcrR family transcriptional regulator → MTVPAYRRLSVEQRRSQLIDAALDLFAHRLPEEVSLDGVAAAAGVSRPLVYRYFPGGKQQLYEAALRSAADELERCFAEPQTGPLTERLARALRRYLRFVDEHDTGFMALLQGGSVVETSRTNAIVDEVRRTAADHILVHLEAPEPGARLRLMVRTWITAVEGASLIWLDEGKQPPVEELHGWLLDHFVALLTVTAAGDPETAAAARRALVLERPDGPVAALTQRLLPVVADAAHLALPPESPESPES, encoded by the coding sequence ATGACCGTCCCGGCGTACCGAAGACTCAGTGTCGAGCAGCGCCGCAGCCAGCTGATCGACGCGGCGCTCGACCTCTTCGCGCACCGGCTGCCCGAGGAGGTCTCGCTGGACGGCGTCGCCGCCGCGGCCGGCGTCTCACGGCCGCTGGTGTACCGCTACTTCCCGGGCGGCAAGCAGCAGTTGTACGAGGCGGCGCTGCGCTCCGCGGCCGACGAGCTGGAGCGCTGCTTCGCCGAGCCGCAGACCGGGCCGCTCACCGAACGCCTCGCGCGTGCGCTGCGCCGCTACCTCCGCTTCGTCGACGAGCACGACACCGGCTTCATGGCACTGCTGCAGGGCGGCAGCGTGGTGGAGACGTCGCGTACGAACGCCATCGTGGACGAGGTGCGGCGCACCGCCGCCGACCACATCCTGGTGCACCTCGAGGCGCCGGAGCCGGGCGCGCGGCTGCGGCTCATGGTGCGGACGTGGATCACCGCGGTCGAGGGCGCCTCGCTGATCTGGCTGGACGAGGGCAAGCAGCCGCCCGTGGAGGAGTTGCACGGCTGGCTGCTGGACCACTTCGTGGCGCTGCTGACGGTCACGGCGGCGGGCGACCCGGAGACCGCCGCGGCCGCGCGCCGCGCGCTGGTGCTGGAGCGGCCGGACGGCCCGGTGGCCGCGCTGACGCAGCGGCTGCTGCCGGTCGTGGCGGACGCGGCGCATCTGGCGCTGCCGCCGGAGAGCCCGGAGAGCCCGGAGAGCTGA
- a CDS encoding N-acetylmuramoyl-L-alanine amidase has translation MRLAKLALAATALPLAVLMRWDAPVRDPEPERRSAPSAARPAAARPDLVSRAEWGADERLVRERSKPVATVSAVFIHHTGHANDYDCADTPRMLRSLQAEHVRRMGWDDMGYNFVVDRCGTVYEGRGDGTGRALRGAHTTGFNTRSVGIGALGDFGAGAHVPRAMLEAIAAVAAWKLRPGADPHGRVRLVSTNSDSRYHEGSAARFDVITGHRDGFETDCPGDALYGQLPALRDEVARRRW, from the coding sequence ATGCGTCTGGCCAAGCTCGCGCTCGCCGCGACGGCACTGCCACTGGCGGTGCTGATGCGCTGGGACGCCCCGGTGCGGGACCCCGAGCCGGAGCGGCGCTCGGCGCCCTCCGCGGCCCGCCCCGCGGCGGCACGCCCCGATCTGGTGAGCAGGGCCGAGTGGGGCGCGGACGAGCGGCTCGTACGGGAGCGCTCGAAGCCCGTCGCGACGGTCAGCGCCGTCTTCATCCACCACACGGGCCACGCCAACGACTACGACTGCGCCGACACGCCCCGCATGCTCCGCTCGCTCCAGGCCGAACACGTCCGCCGGATGGGCTGGGACGACATGGGCTACAACTTCGTCGTGGACCGCTGCGGCACCGTCTACGAGGGCCGCGGCGACGGCACCGGCCGCGCCCTACGGGGCGCGCACACCACCGGGTTCAACACCCGCAGCGTGGGGATCGGCGCGCTCGGCGACTTCGGCGCGGGCGCGCACGTGCCGCGGGCGATGCTGGAGGCGATCGCGGCGGTGGCGGCGTGGAAGCTGCGGCCCGGCGCGGACCCGCACGGCCGGGTGCGGCTGGTCTCGACGAACAGCGACAGCCGGTACCACGAGGGGTCCGCGGCGCGGTTCGACGTGATCACCGGCCACCGGGACGGCTTCGAGACGGACTGCCCCGGCGACGCGCTGTACGGGCAACTGCCCGCGCTGCGGGACGAGGTGGCGCGCAGACGGTGGTAG
- a CDS encoding heavy metal translocating P-type ATPase, producing MTTTAPHETGRTGGTGESAPAGGTSATELAIGGMTCASCAARIEKKLNRMAGVEATVNYATEKAKVTYAGDVDVADLIATVEATGYTATPPAPARTAGSASGAGTGAGTAGESAAPDELLPLRQRLITAVLLAVPVITLAMVPSWQFEYWQWLSLTLTAPVVTYAAWPFHRAAFTNARHGAATMDTLISVGVSAAFLWSVWALFFGTAGTPGMTHGFEFTIARSDGAGNIYLEAAAGVTAFILAGRFFEARSKRQAGAALRALMELGAKEVTVLRDGREELIPTAELAVGDRFLVRPGEKIATDGLVVEGSSAVDASMLTGESVPVEVVPGTAVTGATLNVGGRFVAEATRVGADTQLSRMARLVEDAQNGKAAAQRLADRISAVFVPVVIALALGTLGFWLGNGAGLTAAFTAAVAVLIIACPCALGLATPTALMAGTGRGAQLGILIKGPEVLETTRRVDTVVLDKTGTVTTGSMTLLEIRTAAGASEDEVLRLAGALEHASEHPIARAVASGAADRLGELPVPEDFANVPGLGVQGVVDGHAVLVGRPALLAEWAIELPADLARARTEAEAAGRTVIAVAWDGEARAVLEIADAVKDTSREAVARLRALGLTPILLTGDNKAVAATVAAEVGIDEVIAEVMPEDKVDVVKRLQGEGRRVAMVGDGVNDAAALAQAELGLAMGTGTDAAIEAGDLTLVRGDLRVAADAIRLSRRTLGTIRSNLFWAFAYNVAALPLAAAGLLNPMIAGAAMAFSSVFVVGNSLRLRGFRAAG from the coding sequence ATGACCACCACGGCGCCGCACGAGACGGGCCGGACGGGCGGTACGGGCGAGTCCGCCCCTGCCGGCGGGACCAGCGCGACCGAGCTCGCCATCGGCGGGATGACGTGCGCCTCGTGCGCGGCCCGTATCGAGAAGAAGCTCAACCGGATGGCGGGCGTCGAGGCCACCGTCAACTACGCCACCGAGAAGGCGAAGGTCACCTACGCCGGCGACGTCGACGTGGCCGACCTGATCGCCACCGTCGAGGCGACCGGCTACACCGCGACGCCGCCCGCCCCCGCCCGTACGGCCGGCTCGGCCTCGGGCGCGGGTACGGGCGCCGGCACCGCCGGTGAGAGCGCCGCACCGGACGAGCTGCTGCCCCTGCGGCAGCGGCTGATCACCGCGGTGCTGCTGGCGGTGCCGGTGATCACGCTGGCCATGGTGCCGTCCTGGCAGTTCGAGTACTGGCAGTGGCTCTCGCTGACGCTCACCGCGCCGGTCGTCACGTACGCCGCCTGGCCGTTCCACCGCGCCGCGTTCACCAACGCCCGGCACGGCGCGGCCACCATGGACACCCTCATCTCGGTCGGTGTCTCCGCCGCGTTCCTGTGGTCGGTGTGGGCGCTGTTCTTCGGCACGGCCGGGACACCGGGCATGACGCACGGCTTCGAGTTCACGATCGCCCGCAGCGACGGCGCCGGGAACATCTACCTCGAGGCCGCCGCCGGAGTCACCGCCTTCATCCTCGCCGGGCGCTTCTTCGAGGCCCGCTCCAAGCGGCAGGCGGGCGCCGCCCTGCGCGCGCTGATGGAGCTCGGGGCCAAGGAGGTCACCGTGCTGCGCGACGGCCGCGAGGAGCTGATCCCCACCGCCGAACTCGCCGTCGGCGACCGCTTCCTGGTGCGCCCCGGCGAGAAGATCGCCACCGACGGCCTGGTGGTGGAGGGCAGTTCGGCCGTCGACGCCTCGATGCTCACGGGCGAGTCCGTGCCCGTCGAGGTGGTGCCGGGCACGGCCGTCACCGGCGCGACGCTGAACGTCGGCGGCCGGTTCGTCGCCGAGGCCACCCGCGTCGGCGCCGACACGCAGCTGTCCCGGATGGCGCGGCTGGTCGAGGACGCGCAGAACGGCAAGGCAGCGGCGCAGCGGCTGGCGGACCGGATCTCCGCCGTTTTCGTGCCGGTCGTCATCGCTCTGGCGCTGGGCACCCTCGGCTTCTGGCTCGGCAACGGCGCGGGCCTCACCGCCGCGTTCACCGCGGCCGTCGCCGTGCTGATCATCGCCTGCCCCTGCGCCCTCGGGCTGGCCACCCCCACCGCGCTGATGGCGGGTACGGGACGCGGCGCGCAGCTCGGCATCCTCATCAAGGGCCCCGAGGTGCTGGAGACCACCCGGCGGGTCGACACCGTCGTACTGGACAAGACCGGCACCGTCACCACCGGCAGCATGACCCTGCTGGAGATCCGTACGGCCGCCGGCGCTTCCGAGGACGAAGTGCTGCGGCTGGCAGGCGCGCTGGAGCACGCGTCCGAGCACCCGATCGCCCGCGCGGTGGCGAGCGGCGCGGCGGACCGGCTGGGCGAGCTGCCCGTACCGGAGGACTTCGCCAACGTCCCGGGGCTCGGCGTCCAGGGCGTCGTCGACGGCCACGCCGTCCTCGTCGGCCGCCCCGCGCTGCTCGCCGAATGGGCGATCGAACTGCCCGCGGACCTCGCCCGCGCCCGTACTGAGGCGGAGGCGGCCGGCCGTACGGTCATCGCCGTCGCCTGGGACGGCGAGGCGCGCGCCGTCCTCGAGATCGCCGACGCGGTGAAGGACACGAGCCGTGAGGCGGTCGCGCGGCTGCGCGCGCTGGGCCTCACGCCCATCCTGCTGACCGGCGACAACAAGGCCGTCGCGGCGACCGTCGCCGCCGAGGTGGGCATCGACGAGGTGATCGCCGAGGTCATGCCGGAGGACAAGGTCGACGTCGTCAAGCGGCTGCAGGGCGAGGGCCGCCGGGTCGCGATGGTCGGCGACGGCGTGAACGACGCCGCCGCCCTCGCCCAGGCCGAGCTGGGGCTGGCCATGGGCACCGGCACGGACGCCGCCATCGAGGCGGGCGACCTCACCCTCGTACGCGGCGACCTGCGCGTGGCCGCCGACGCGATCCGGCTGTCGCGGCGGACGCTCGGTACCATCCGGTCCAACCTGTTCTGGGCCTTCGCGTACAACGTGGCCGCGCTGCCACTGGCGGCGGCCGGGCTGCTGAACCCGATGATCGCCGGGGCCGCGATGGCCTTCTCGTCGGTGTTCGTGGTGGGCAACAGCCTGCGGCTGCGCGGGTTCAGGGCCGCGGGTTAA
- the soxR gene encoding redox-sensitive transcriptional activator SoxR: protein MSTTHLSWDAKEATVGELAERAGVATSALRFYEREGLIRSRRTSGNQRRYSRDTLRRVAFIRASQRLGIPLASIREVLSLLPDNRTPTREDWARVSECWRSDLDQRITLMQQLRDNLTDCIGCGCLSIDVCVLANPYDQLGDEGPGARRLAQPCTPHGE from the coding sequence ATGTCGACGACTCACCTGTCCTGGGACGCCAAGGAAGCCACCGTCGGCGAGCTCGCCGAACGCGCCGGGGTCGCCACGTCCGCCCTCCGCTTCTACGAGCGCGAGGGCCTCATCCGCAGCAGGCGCACCAGCGGCAACCAGCGCCGCTACAGCCGGGACACGCTGCGCCGAGTCGCCTTCATCCGGGCCTCGCAACGCCTCGGCATTCCGCTCGCGTCCATCCGCGAGGTGCTGTCGCTGCTCCCCGACAACCGCACGCCCACGCGCGAGGACTGGGCCCGGGTGTCCGAGTGCTGGCGGAGCGATCTGGACCAGCGGATCACGCTGATGCAGCAGCTCCGGGACAACCTCACGGACTGCATCGGCTGCGGCTGCCTGTCCATCGACGTCTGCGTGCTCGCCAACCCGTACGACCAGCTCGGCGACGAGGGCCCCGGCGCCCGCCGGCTGGCCCAGCCCTGCACGCCGCACGGGGAGTGA
- a CDS encoding AurF N-oxygenase family protein: MTTMTENEVLRDALGLLKDREQVAERLLDSSRKHSFDPDTELDWDAPFEDGKWFWPPELVSLYDTPMWRRMPEEQRLDLARHEAASLASLGIWFEVILMQLLVRHIYDKPLTSSHVRYALTEIADECRHSMMFARLITKGGAPAYPVSRLHHNLARVLKTVSTTPGSFTCTLLGEEILDWMQRLTFPDERVQPLVRGVTRIHVVEEARHVRYAREELRRQMVSCPRWEAELTRISSGEAARVFSISFVNPQVYTDVGLDRREALAQVKASGHRREVMQQGAKRLTDFLDEIGVLRGVGRRMWKSSGLLA, from the coding sequence ATGACGACCATGACCGAGAACGAGGTCCTCCGGGACGCACTCGGCCTGCTCAAGGACCGGGAACAGGTGGCCGAACGCCTCCTCGACTCCTCCCGCAAGCACTCCTTCGACCCCGACACCGAGCTCGACTGGGACGCCCCCTTCGAGGACGGCAAGTGGTTCTGGCCGCCGGAGCTCGTCTCGCTCTACGACACCCCGATGTGGCGGCGCATGCCGGAGGAGCAGCGGCTGGACCTGGCCCGGCACGAGGCCGCCTCGCTGGCGTCGCTGGGCATCTGGTTCGAGGTCATCCTCATGCAGCTGCTCGTCCGGCACATCTACGACAAGCCGCTGACCAGCTCCCACGTGCGGTACGCGCTCACGGAGATAGCCGACGAGTGCCGCCACTCGATGATGTTCGCGCGCCTCATCACCAAGGGCGGCGCACCCGCGTACCCGGTCAGCAGGCTGCACCACAACCTGGCGCGGGTGCTCAAGACCGTGTCCACGACGCCGGGTTCGTTCACGTGCACTCTGCTGGGCGAGGAGATCCTGGACTGGATGCAGCGGCTGACGTTCCCGGACGAGCGCGTCCAGCCGCTCGTACGCGGCGTCACCCGCATCCACGTCGTCGAGGAGGCGCGGCACGTGCGGTACGCCCGCGAGGAGCTGCGCCGCCAGATGGTGAGCTGTCCGCGCTGGGAGGCCGAACTGACCCGGATCAGCTCCGGCGAGGCCGCCCGCGTCTTCTCCATCTCCTTCGTCAACCCGCAGGTCTACACGGACGTCGGGCTGGACAGGCGGGAGGCGCTCGCCCAGGTGAAGGCCAGCGGGCACCGCCGCGAGGTGATGCAGCAGGGCGCGAAGCGGCTCACCGACTTCCTCGACGAGATCGGGGTGCTGCGGGGTGTCGGCCGCCGCATGTGGAAGAGCTCCGGCCTCCTCGCCTGA
- a CDS encoding chitinase, whose protein sequence is MRHRRRPKAPRTRALTAVLAGILGAGLLITGAHAGPSGDSGETAGADRPRGTSAALPEHALVGYLHTTFANGSGYTPLSEVPDSWDVIQLAFGEPTSTTSGDIRFELCPQSECPNVETEEEFKAAVQEKQAAGKQVLLSIGGQNGQVQLKTAAARDKFVESVSGIIDRYGLDGLDIDFEGHSLSLDAGDSDFRSPKTPVIVNLIDALKTLKGKYGEDFALTMAPETFFVQLGYQFYGPGPNGAQDPRSGAYLPVIHALRDDLTLLHVQDYNSGPIMGLDDQYHTMGTADFHIAMTDMLLTGFPVAGDESRVFPPLDPGQVAIGLPASAQAGNGHTTPSEVTKALDCLHDGTGCGPYQPHGSWPDMRGLMTWSINWDRFAGWEFMKNFDSYYGA, encoded by the coding sequence ATGCGCCACCGCCGCCGCCCCAAGGCCCCCCGCACCCGCGCGCTCACCGCCGTCCTCGCCGGAATCCTCGGCGCGGGACTGCTCATCACCGGCGCACACGCCGGACCGTCCGGCGACTCCGGCGAGACGGCCGGCGCCGACCGGCCGCGCGGCACCTCCGCCGCGCTCCCCGAGCACGCCCTCGTCGGCTATCTGCACACCACCTTCGCCAACGGCTCCGGCTACACGCCGCTCTCCGAGGTGCCCGACAGCTGGGACGTCATCCAACTCGCCTTCGGCGAGCCCACGTCCACCACCTCCGGCGACATCCGCTTCGAGCTGTGCCCGCAGAGCGAGTGCCCGAACGTGGAGACGGAGGAGGAGTTCAAGGCCGCGGTCCAGGAGAAGCAGGCCGCCGGCAAGCAGGTGCTGCTCTCCATCGGCGGCCAGAACGGCCAGGTGCAGCTGAAGACGGCCGCCGCGCGCGACAAGTTCGTGGAGTCGGTGAGCGGGATCATCGACCGGTACGGACTGGACGGCCTGGACATCGACTTCGAGGGCCACTCCCTGTCGCTGGACGCCGGCGACTCGGACTTCCGCTCGCCGAAGACCCCGGTGATCGTGAACCTGATCGACGCGCTGAAGACGCTCAAGGGCAAGTACGGCGAGGACTTCGCGCTCACCATGGCGCCCGAGACGTTCTTCGTGCAGCTCGGCTACCAGTTCTACGGCCCCGGCCCGAACGGCGCGCAGGACCCGCGCTCCGGCGCGTACCTGCCCGTCATCCACGCCCTGCGCGACGACCTGACGCTGCTGCACGTACAGGACTACAACTCGGGCCCGATCATGGGCCTCGACGACCAGTACCACACCATGGGCACCGCCGACTTCCACATCGCGATGACCGACATGCTGCTCACCGGCTTCCCGGTGGCCGGCGACGAGAGCCGCGTCTTCCCGCCGCTCGACCCCGGGCAGGTCGCCATCGGGCTGCCGGCCTCGGCGCAGGCGGGCAACGGGCACACCACCCCGTCCGAGGTGACCAAGGCGCTCGACTGCCTGCACGACGGCACCGGCTGCGGTCCGTACCAGCCGCACGGGAGCTGGCCGGATATGCGCGGATTGATGACCTGGTCGATCAATTGGGACCGGTTCGCAGGGTGGGAGTTTATGAAGAACTTCGACAGTTATTACGGGGCCTGA
- a CDS encoding ABC transporter ATP-binding protein, producing the protein MVSVRKAYGHPEGEVTALDRVSLSLPAGSFTAVMGPSGSGKSTLIECAAGLDTPDTGVVVVDGAQVAGRGEEELAKFRRQRIGSIFQQFDLVETETVLANVTLPLRTAGKRVDTSYAEHIATQAGLGGRLHHLLAELSDSERQRVAIARALVANPSVIFGDEPTGGLDPDSARNVLELLSHSVRQFGQSVVLATHDPVAASYADSVVFMADGKLAGCLHQPTPAAVAEQMAYLGDLSLIMDARSRDRALVSV; encoded by the coding sequence ATGGTCTCCGTGCGCAAGGCATACGGCCACCCCGAGGGCGAGGTCACCGCACTGGACCGGGTGTCCCTCAGCCTGCCGGCCGGTTCCTTCACCGCGGTGATGGGCCCCTCCGGCTCCGGCAAGAGCACGCTGATCGAGTGCGCGGCCGGGCTGGACACCCCGGACACCGGTGTGGTCGTCGTGGACGGCGCCCAGGTGGCGGGTCGCGGCGAGGAGGAGCTGGCGAAGTTCCGCCGGCAGCGGATCGGCTCCATCTTCCAGCAGTTCGACCTGGTGGAGACGGAGACCGTGCTGGCGAACGTCACGCTCCCGCTGCGGACGGCGGGCAAGCGGGTCGACACCTCGTACGCCGAGCACATCGCGACCCAGGCCGGCCTGGGCGGCCGGCTGCACCACCTCCTGGCGGAGCTGTCCGACAGCGAGCGGCAGCGGGTCGCCATCGCACGCGCCCTGGTCGCCAACCCCAGCGTGATCTTCGGCGACGAGCCGACCGGCGGCCTCGACCCCGACAGCGCGCGGAACGTACTGGAGCTGCTCAGCCACTCCGTGCGCCAGTTCGGCCAGTCGGTGGTGCTGGCGACGCACGACCCGGTGGCGGCCTCGTACGCCGACTCGGTGGTCTTCATGGCGGACGGCAAGCTGGCCGGCTGCCTCCACCAGCCGACCCCCGCGGCGGTGGCGGAGCAGATGGCGTACCTCGGCGACCTCTCGCTGATCATGGACGCGCGCAGCCGGGACCGCGCGCTCGTGAGCGTGTGA
- a CDS encoding SH3 domain-containing protein: MLDTKFSKVALCAAGGAVAAMTAAGPAMATNSVPTAPPATSHSTEQLPKLGGSGKVYWGKVIARTGLKIRSGPSQSYRVIGVLHYGQTVKIKCKVNGQWINGNPRWYKLADGRWAWASARYIKNIGAAPEWCRYR; the protein is encoded by the coding sequence GTGCTTGACACCAAGTTCAGCAAAGTCGCCCTGTGCGCGGCGGGCGGTGCCGTAGCCGCCATGACCGCGGCCGGGCCCGCGATGGCCACGAACTCCGTCCCGACGGCGCCCCCCGCCACCTCGCACAGCACCGAGCAGCTGCCGAAGCTCGGCGGCAGCGGCAAGGTCTACTGGGGCAAGGTCATCGCCCGCACCGGTCTCAAGATCCGCTCCGGCCCGAGCCAGAGCTACCGCGTGATCGGCGTCCTGCACTACGGCCAGACGGTCAAGATCAAGTGCAAGGTCAACGGCCAGTGGATCAACGGCAACCCCCGCTGGTACAAGCTGGCCGACGGCCGCTGGGCCTGGGCCTCCGCCCGCTACATCAAGAACATCGGTGCCGCCCCCGAGTGGTGCCGCTACCGCTGA